The Felis catus isolate Fca126 chromosome X, F.catus_Fca126_mat1.0, whole genome shotgun sequence genome includes a region encoding these proteins:
- the GLOD5 gene encoding glyoxalase domain-containing protein 5 yields the protein MLCRLPSRLPARMWGRTLEKQSWRNSSQTPSPCLIHRLDHIVMTVKSIKDTTMFYSKILGMEVTTFKGKRKALCFGDQKFNLHEVGKEFEPKAAHPVPGSLDICLITEVPLEEMVQHLKVCDVPVEEGPVPRTGAKGPIMSIYFRDPDRNLIEVSNYISS from the exons ATGCTGTGCCGTCTGCCCTCCAGGCTGCCAGCCAGGATGTGGGGCAGGACTTTGGAGAAGCAG tcatggaGGAACAGCAGTCAGACTCCTTCCCCATGTCTTATCCATAGACTGGACCACATTGTGATGACAGTAAAGAGTATCAAAGACACCACGATGTTTTATTCCAAGATCCTGGGCATGGAAGTCACAACTTTCAAG GGCAAACGGAAAGCATTGTGTTTTGGAGACCAGAAATTTAACCTCCATGAGGTGGGAAAGGAATTTGAACCCAAAGCTGCTCACCCAGTTCCTGGCTCCCTGGACATATGTCTGATCACAGAGGTACCTTTGGAGGAAATGGTCCAGCACCTCAAG GTTTGTGATGTCCCCGTTGAGGAGGGTCCAGTCCCCAGAACAGGGGCCAAAGGACCCATTATGTCCATCTACTTCCGAGACCCTGACAGAAACCTGATTGAGGTGTCCAACTATATCTCCTCATGA